Proteins encoded by one window of Cannabis sativa cultivar Pink pepper isolate KNU-18-1 chromosome 4, ASM2916894v1, whole genome shotgun sequence:
- the LOC133037030 gene encoding uncharacterized protein LOC133037030 produces MTESLANQRREFQSWLEDHAREMRRHQDDQDRRTQEAADLIRSYFNQNTQGMGTDANNQHVPQTYPREVPTSRNQRERVVYGPEERPRNQERTRSHPSNRVPRNNNRPPPINEQVVPGHHMGRDDSHNVRLRRSGGGNSRNNNGDRGRNSGRTPQRREWQPRNQRGQPRDGNDRPRNSRSRGRREDPEVNSDDHPNYPDSHGDDEVESRANNQPNPEMGGYQARGPYAPNRQHQPENPPQRGRNDQVPPPADGRADSQNAGGRPRTGSVFERVGPRGGRDLRDALTRNRDNRGSNIVNPPEPDQGDQANVGANC; encoded by the coding sequence ATGACTGAAAGTCTTGCTAATCAAAGGAGAGAATTCCAATCTTGGCTGGAAGATCATGCTCGTGAGATGAGGAGGCATCAAGACGACCAAGATCGTCGCACCCAAGAGGCTGCCGACTTAATACGAAGCTACTTCAATCAAAACACTCAAGGGATGGGTACTGATGCCAACAATCAACATGTACCTCAAACCTACCCTCGGGAGGTCCCTACCTCAAGGAACCAGAGGGAGAGGGTGGTCTATGGACCTGAAGAGCGCCCAAGGAACCAAGAAAGGACTAGGAGTCACCCCTCCAACAGGGTTCCCCGCAATAATAATCGACCACCCCCGATTAATGAGCAAGTCGTACCCGGCCATCATATGGGACGCGATGACTCCCACAATGTCCGTCTAAGGCGGAGTGGTGGAGGAAACTCTAGAAACAATAATGGTGATCGTGGCAGAAATAGTGGAAGGACGCCCCAGCGTAGGGAATGGCAACCCCGCAATCAACGTGGCCAACCACGAGATGGCAATGATCGCCCAAGAAATAGTAGGTCTAGAGGGAGAAGAGAAGACCCTGAGGTCAACAGTGACGACCATCCAAACTACCCTGACAGTCATGGTGATGATGAAGTTGAAAGTCGGGCTAACAACCAACCAAATCCTGAGATGGGGGGTTATCAAGCCAGAGGGCCGTATGCCCCTAATAGGCAACATCAACCTGAAAATCCACCCCAAAGGGGTAGGAATGACCAAGTACCACCCCCAGCTGATGGAAGGGCTGATAGTCAGAACGCTGGAGGAAGGCCAAGAACTGGATCAGTTTTTGAACGGGTAGGCCCCCGAGGGGGTAGAGACCTGCGGGACGCCCTCACCAGAAATAGAGATAATCGTGGTTCCAACATAGTGAACCCACCCGAGCCAGACCAAGGGGACCAAGCGAATGTTGGTGCCaattgttag